One genomic region from Anaerolineae bacterium encodes:
- a CDS encoding DegT/DnrJ/EryC1/StrS family aminotransferase, whose protein sequence is MPLVDLRAQYLAIRDEIDAAIQSVLDSTRFIGGPELASFEAEFAAYCEAEHCVGVSSGTSALSLALDACGVGPGDEVVTTTHTFVATAEAIAHAGATPVLVDVDAATGTISPQQVELALTGRTRAILPVHLYGHPADLAPLLELCRRYDLFLIEDAAQAHGARYGGRRVGSQGHLACFSFYPGKNLGAYGDAGAVVTSDANLAERVRMMADHGRLPGSKYEHARVGSNQRMDALQAAILRVKLRHLDGWNALRRARADQYDRLFAGSEAQPLRRPSWGESVYHLYVVRVPPTERERLQRRLTSAGIATGIHYPVPVHLQPAFAHLGYPLGTFPVAEALAATVLSLPLFPELEPSQVEFVADQVLQALREVDVGP, encoded by the coding sequence ATACCTCTGGTGGACCTTAGGGCGCAGTACCTCGCCATCCGCGACGAGATAGACGCCGCCATACAGAGCGTGCTCGACAGCACCCGCTTCATCGGGGGCCCCGAGCTCGCCTCGTTCGAAGCGGAGTTCGCCGCCTACTGCGAGGCCGAGCACTGCGTCGGGGTCTCCTCGGGGACCTCCGCCCTCAGCCTGGCCCTGGACGCCTGCGGCGTGGGCCCGGGGGACGAGGTCGTTACCACCACCCATACCTTCGTGGCCACAGCCGAGGCTATCGCTCACGCGGGAGCGACGCCCGTTCTCGTGGACGTGGATGCCGCTACGGGCACTATATCGCCGCAGCAGGTGGAGCTGGCTCTCACGGGCCGCACTCGGGCCATCCTCCCCGTCCACCTCTACGGGCACCCCGCCGACCTGGCGCCGCTCCTTGAGCTGTGCCGCCGCTATGACCTGTTCCTCATCGAAGACGCCGCTCAGGCCCATGGGGCCCGCTATGGCGGCCGCCGCGTCGGGTCCCAGGGGCACCTCGCCTGCTTCTCTTTCTACCCGGGCAAGAACCTGGGCGCCTACGGAGACGCAGGCGCCGTGGTCACCTCCGATGCCAACCTGGCGGAGAGGGTGCGCATGATGGCGGACCACGGTCGTCTGCCGGGGAGCAAGTACGAGCACGCTCGCGTAGGCAGCAACCAGCGGATGGATGCGCTCCAGGCCGCCATCCTGCGCGTCAAGCTCCGCCACCTCGATGGGTGGAATGCCCTGCGCCGCGCCCGGGCGGACCAGTACGACCGGCTCTTCGCGGGCTCCGAGGCCCAGCCGCTTCGGCGCCCGAGCTGGGGCGAGTCCGTCTATCACCTCTACGTGGTCCGCGTTCCCCCGACGGAGCGGGAGCGGCTCCAGAGACGCTTGACATCCGCCGGCATAGCCACTGGCATCCATTACCCCGTCCCGGTGCACTTACAGCCGGCCTTCGCCCATCTGGGCTACCCCTTGGGGACGTTCCCTGTCGCTGAGGCTCTGGCGGCGACGGTTCTGTCGCTCCCTCTCTTCCCTGAACTGGAGCCCTCGCAGGTCGAGTTCGTCGCCGACCAGGTGTTGCAGGCGTTACGCGAAGTGGACGTCGGGCCCTGA
- a CDS encoding pyridoxal phosphate-dependent aminotransferase, with amino-acid sequence MRLAERMSRLGTETAFEVLAAARSLEAQGRDVVHLEIGEPDFDTPANITEAAIRALRAGHTHYTPAAGIPELRRAIAATVSATRGIPVDPEQVVVVPGGKPIMYAVITALIQEGDEVIYPNPGFPIYESMIRFVGGTPVPIPLRQANDFRLDTGELASLITDRTRLIILNSPENPTGGVLTADDLLAVADLVQDRDLMVLSDEIYCRIIYEAKFASISSIPGMAERTVILDGFSKTYAMTGWRLGYGVMPRELAEQVTRLMINCTSCTNASTQWAGVEALTGPQDAVDAMVAAFRERRDVIVEGLNAIPGIRCLKPRGAFYVFPDITGTGMSSKEMEQHLLYEAGVATLAGTSFGAYGEGHIRLSYANSVPNIRRALERIEAAVRMRT; translated from the coding sequence ATGCGTCTGGCGGAACGGATGAGCAGACTTGGCACAGAGACGGCCTTTGAAGTGCTCGCGGCGGCGCGGAGCCTGGAGGCTCAGGGCCGCGACGTAGTGCACCTCGAGATCGGGGAGCCTGACTTCGACACGCCGGCGAACATAACTGAGGCCGCGATCCGAGCCCTTCGGGCGGGCCACACCCACTACACGCCCGCTGCCGGGATCCCGGAGTTGCGGAGGGCGATAGCGGCTACCGTCTCCGCCACTCGCGGCATCCCCGTGGATCCGGAGCAGGTAGTGGTGGTGCCGGGTGGCAAGCCGATCATGTACGCCGTGATCACCGCGCTGATCCAAGAAGGGGACGAGGTCATCTACCCCAATCCCGGTTTCCCCATTTACGAGTCCATGATCAGGTTCGTGGGCGGCACTCCTGTGCCCATTCCCCTGCGCCAGGCGAATGACTTTCGGCTCGACACGGGCGAATTGGCATCGCTGATCACCGACAGAACCCGTCTGATCATTCTCAACTCCCCGGAGAACCCGACGGGGGGAGTGCTGACCGCCGATGACCTGCTGGCAGTTGCTGATCTGGTGCAAGACCGCGACCTCATGGTGCTCTCCGACGAGATCTACTGCCGGATAATATACGAGGCTAAGTTCGCCAGCATCAGCAGCATCCCGGGGATGGCCGAAAGGACGGTCATTCTGGACGGGTTCTCCAAGACCTACGCCATGACTGGGTGGCGCCTAGGGTATGGGGTGATGCCGCGGGAGCTGGCCGAGCAGGTAACCCGTCTGATGATCAACTGCACCTCTTGCACCAACGCCAGCACCCAATGGGCTGGTGTGGAGGCTCTGACTGGGCCACAGGATGCCGTGGACGCTATGGTGGCCGCCTTCCGTGAGCGACGGGACGTGATCGTTGAGGGCCTGAACGCCATTCCGGGCATTCGCTGCCTCAAGCCGCGGGGCGCATTCTACGTGTTCCCTGATATCACCGGGACGGGTATGTCCAGCAAGGAGATGGAGCAGCATCTCTTGTACGAAGCGGGTGTGGCTACCCTGGCCGGTACCTCGTTCGGCGCCTACGGCGAGGGCCACATTCGGCTTTCGTACGCCAACTCGGTTCCGAACATCCGGCGGGCGCTGGAGCGAATCGAGGCGGCCGTTCGCATGCGTACGTGA
- a CDS encoding glycosyltransferase: MRVLELTHNLPRYPGDFSGTFIDALASAMVAHGAHVHVLAPHDRAYGPAMQRAYSLSLYRYAWPTSLETVGYMRSLAGDLQPRAVSLLAAPATLLFGAAACLREVRRWRPQVIHAHWLLPNGLIGAVVSRLTGVPLAVSLPGSDLLVARLNPLARWAARFALDQAALITANSRELQQVALELGADGARFDLIVYGVDPDRIHRDVEAGTALRQRLGLEPRAFVVLAVGRMVPKKGFRYLIQAMPALRERVPVARAVMVGDGDERANLERMASALGVRAAVHFVGSVPRDEITAYYSAADALAMPSVTEPEDGLNVCVLDAMACALPIVSTNVAGNPLVVEDGRNGYLVPERRPDLLAEALARLALDPHDARRMGLAGRRRVEAEFSWPQLAARYLEHFHRIGACAPLPAQG, from the coding sequence ATGCGCGTTCTGGAGCTCACCCACAACCTCCCGCGGTACCCGGGAGACTTCAGCGGCACGTTCATCGACGCGCTCGCGAGCGCTATGGTCGCTCACGGCGCTCACGTTCACGTGTTGGCGCCCCACGACCGCGCCTATGGCCCCGCCATGCAGCGCGCCTACTCCCTCAGCCTCTATCGCTACGCCTGGCCTACTTCACTGGAGACGGTGGGATACATGCGCAGCCTGGCTGGCGATCTGCAGCCCCGGGCGGTCAGTCTGCTGGCAGCGCCGGCTACCCTCCTCTTCGGCGCCGCAGCCTGCCTGCGAGAGGTGCGCCGATGGCGGCCCCAGGTCATCCACGCCCACTGGCTACTCCCCAACGGGCTCATCGGGGCTGTGGTCAGTCGTCTGACCGGGGTCCCCCTGGCCGTCTCTCTGCCTGGCTCGGACCTGCTGGTAGCCCGGCTCAATCCCCTGGCGCGGTGGGCGGCCCGGTTCGCGCTGGATCAGGCCGCCCTGATCACTGCCAACAGCCGCGAACTGCAGCAAGTGGCGCTGGAACTGGGCGCCGATGGAGCCCGCTTCGACCTCATCGTCTACGGCGTGGATCCAGACCGCATCCATCGGGACGTCGAAGCCGGGACAGCGCTGCGCCAGCGGCTGGGCCTGGAGCCGCGCGCCTTCGTGGTGCTGGCGGTGGGCCGCATGGTGCCCAAGAAGGGATTTCGGTACCTGATCCAGGCCATGCCGGCTCTGCGGGAGCGGGTACCCGTGGCCCGGGCGGTAATGGTGGGAGACGGGGACGAGCGGGCTAACCTCGAGCGGATGGCTTCCGCCCTCGGCGTCCGCGCTGCGGTGCACTTCGTGGGCTCGGTGCCCCGGGACGAGATCACCGCCTACTACAGCGCCGCCGATGCCCTCGCCATGCCCTCGGTGACCGAGCCCGAGGATGGCCTCAATGTCTGCGTCCTGGATGCCATGGCCTGCGCCTTGCCCATCGTCAGCACCAACGTGGCGGGCAATCCCTTAGTGGTGGAAGACGGCCGAAACGGGTATCTGGTGCCGGAGCGCCGCCCCGATCTGCTGGCCGAGGCCCTCGCCCGACTAGCCCTCGACCCACACGACGCCCGACGGATGGGGCTCGCCGGGCGCCGTCGGGTGGAAGCGGAGTTCTCTTGGCCCCAGCTGGCGGCTCGATACCTGGAGCACTTCCACCGGATCGGCGCCTGCGCGCCTCTGCCGGCCCAGGGGTGA
- a CDS encoding glycosyltransferase family 2 protein, whose protein sequence is MDSETTAVRVSLFAPAYNEAGNLPLLLEKLDRTVARLGLPTEVVIVDDGSTDDTPTILAEAAQAYPWLRVVRHRRNAGLTEAMRSGFSVVRGDVIVFIPADLESDPEEDVPALLAKLDEGYDVVAGWRQGRRDRKVVASWIYNQVSARLFGVHAHDMNWIKAFRREVIEDLHLRSDWHRFILMIAAAQGYRVGEVKTSYRPRAHGRSKFGLGRIPRSFLDVLVVKFLLTFSRRPMLFFGGIGLVLEAAGISLALYLAALYLLEQTQKRPLFNLSLGLVGAGLLLFLVGFLAELIVTQTEYLEQVLRELRQRERD, encoded by the coding sequence ATGGACTCGGAGACGACGGCGGTACGGGTATCTCTCTTCGCCCCCGCCTACAACGAGGCCGGTAACCTTCCCCTATTGCTGGAGAAGCTGGATCGCACTGTAGCACGCCTGGGCCTTCCTACCGAGGTGGTGATCGTGGACGACGGCTCCACCGACGACACTCCCACCATCCTGGCGGAGGCCGCTCAGGCCTACCCTTGGCTCCGGGTGGTACGCCACCGCCGGAACGCCGGCCTTACGGAGGCGATGCGCTCGGGCTTCAGCGTCGTGCGGGGAGATGTGATCGTCTTCATACCGGCCGATCTGGAGTCAGATCCGGAGGAGGACGTCCCCGCTTTGCTGGCCAAGCTTGACGAGGGCTACGACGTGGTAGCGGGCTGGCGCCAAGGGCGGCGCGACCGCAAAGTGGTCGCTTCCTGGATATACAACCAGGTGTCGGCCCGCCTGTTCGGGGTCCATGCCCACGACATGAACTGGATCAAGGCTTTCCGGCGGGAGGTGATCGAGGACCTGCACCTGCGGTCGGATTGGCATCGGTTCATCCTCATGATCGCTGCGGCTCAGGGATACCGCGTGGGTGAAGTGAAGACGTCTTACCGGCCTCGTGCCCACGGGCGCTCCAAGTTCGGCCTCGGCCGCATACCTCGTTCGTTCCTGGACGTGCTGGTGGTGAAGTTCCTGCTAACCTTCAGCCGCAGGCCCATGCTCTTCTTCGGCGGCATCGGGCTGGTTCTGGAGGCCGCCGGTATCTCCTTGGCCCTATACCTGGCCGCCCTGTACCTGCTGGAGCAGACTCAGAAGCGGCCCCTCTTCAACCTGTCGCTCGGACTCGTCGGTGCCGGGCTACTCCTGTTCCTGGTGGGGTTCCTGGCCGAGCTCATCGTTACCCAGACCGAGTACCTCGAGCAGGTGTTACGCGAACTGAGACAGAGGGAGCGCGATTGA
- a CDS encoding transferase, which produces MGTFVHPTAVIHPNVQLGDGTTVGEYAVLGVPPRGAAPGELVTVVGPGSIIRSHAVIYAGNCIGARFQTGHATMVREHNRIGDDVSIGTHSVIEHHVDIGHRVRIHSGAFIPEYSLLEDDSWIGPHVVFTNALHPRCPRAKDCLRGPRVRRGAKIGANATVLPDLEVGEMALVGAGSVVTHDVPARAVVTGNPARVVRTIDLLTCPYNLMPSPYQEQPER; this is translated from the coding sequence ATGGGGACCTTCGTTCATCCCACCGCAGTTATCCACCCGAACGTGCAACTGGGGGACGGCACCACCGTGGGAGAGTACGCGGTGCTGGGGGTTCCTCCTCGTGGAGCCGCGCCCGGGGAGCTCGTGACTGTAGTCGGGCCGGGTAGCATCATCCGCTCGCATGCCGTGATCTACGCCGGGAACTGCATTGGCGCCCGATTCCAGACCGGACACGCCACCATGGTCAGGGAGCACAACCGCATCGGCGACGATGTCAGCATCGGTACCCACTCGGTGATCGAGCATCACGTGGATATCGGGCACAGGGTCCGGATACACTCGGGAGCCTTCATCCCGGAGTACTCGCTATTGGAGGACGATTCCTGGATAGGGCCTCACGTGGTCTTCACCAACGCCCTTCACCCGCGCTGTCCCAGGGCCAAGGACTGCCTGCGCGGTCCCCGCGTCCGCCGGGGGGCCAAGATCGGAGCGAACGCTACCGTCCTGCCTGACCTGGAAGTGGGTGAGATGGCCCTCGTGGGGGCCGGTTCGGTGGTGACTCATGACGTGCCCGCGCGTGCAGTGGTAACGGGCAATCCGGCCCGTGTGGTCAGGACCATAGATCTCCTCACCTGCCCGTACAACCTGATGCCCTCGCCCTATCAGGAGCAGCCCGAACGCTGA